A region of Neovison vison isolate M4711 chromosome 7, ASM_NN_V1, whole genome shotgun sequence DNA encodes the following proteins:
- the DGKZ gene encoding diacylglycerol kinase zeta isoform X1, whose translation MAEGPGGTGPRGDRAGGGRAAEEEVVRRRCRRGEEAEVSQLWPEGPRGMAAMPPVEERFRQLHLRKQVSYRKAITKSGLQHLAPPPPTPGAPCGEPERQIRSTVDWSESATYGEHIWFETNVSGDFCYVGEQYCVAKMLKSVSRRKCAACKIVVHTPCIEQLEKINFRCKPSFRESGSRNIREPTFVRHHWVHRRRQDGKCRHCGKGFQQKFTFHSKEIVAISCSWCKQAYHSKVSCFMLQQIEEPCSLGVHAAVVIPPTWILRARRPQNTLKASKKKKRASFKRKSSKKGPEEGRWRPFIIRPTPSPLMKPLLVFVNPKSGGNQGAKIIQSFLWYLNPRQVFDLSQGGPKEALEMYRKVHNLRILACGGDGTVGWILSTLDQLRLKPPPPVAILPLGTGNDLARTLNWGGGYTDEPVSKILSHVEEGNVVQLDRWDLRAEPNPDAGPEERDEGATDRLPLDVFNNYFSLGFDAHVTLEFHESREANPEKFNSRFRNKMFYAGTAFSDFLMGSSKDLAKHIRVVCDGTDLTPKIHDLKPQCIVFLNIPRYCAGTMPWGHPGEHHEFEPQRHDDGYLEVIGFTMTSLAALQVGGHGERLTQCREVVLTTSKAIPVQVDGEPCKLAASRIRIALRNQATMVQKAKRRSAAPLHSDQQPVPEQLRVQVSRVSMHDYEALHYDKEQLKEASVPLGTVVVPGDSDLELCRAHIERLQQEPEGAGAKSPTCQKLSPKWCFLDATTASRFYRIDRAQEHLNYVTEIAQDEIYILDPELLGASARPDLPTPTSPLPTSPCSPTLRSLPGDTAPPKGEELIEAAKRNNFCKLQELHRAGGDLMHRDEQSRTLLHHAVSTGSKDVVRYLLDHAPPEILDAVEENGETCLHQAAALGQRTICHYIVEAGASLMKTDQQGDTPRQRAEKAQDTELAAYLENRQHYQMVQREDQETAV comes from the exons GAAAGCCATCACTAAGTCAGGCCTCCAGCACCTGgcaccccctcctcccactcctggaGCCCCATGCGGTGAGCCGGAGCGGCAGATTCGGAGCACTGTGGACTGGAGC GAGTCCGCAACGTATGGGGAACACATCTGGTTCGAGACCAACGTGTCGGGGGACTTCTGCTATGTTGGGGAGCAGTACTGTGTAGCTAAGATGCTG AAATCAGTGTCCCGGAGAAAGTGTGCAGCGTGCAAGATCGTGGTGCACACCCCCTGCATCGAACAGCTGGAGAAG ATAAATTTCCGCTGTAAGCCGTCTTTCCGTGAATCAGGCTCCAGGAATATCCGTGAG ccaacCTTTGTGCGGCACCACTGGGTACACCGGCGACGCCAGGATGGCAAGTGTCGGCACTGTGGGAAG GGCTTCCAGCAGAAGTTCACCTTCCATAGCAAGGAGATTGTGGCCATCAGTTGCTCCTGGTGCAAGCAGGCC tACCACAGCAAGGTGTCCTGCTTCATGCTGCAACAGATCGAGGAGCCGTGCTCCCTGGGTGTGCATGCTGCTGTGGTCATCCCGCCCACCTGGATCCTCCGCGCCCGAAGGCCACAG aaTACCCTCAAGgcaagcaagaagaaaaagagagcatcCTTCAAGAGGAAATCTAGCAAGAAAGGGCCAGAG GAGGGCCGCTGGAGACCCTTCATCATCaggcccaccccctctcccctcatgaagcccctgctgGTGTTTGTGAACCCCAAGAGTGGGGGCAACCAG GGCGCTAAGATCATCCAGTCCTTCCTGTGGTATCTCAACCCCCGACAAGTGTTTGACCTGAGCCAGGGAGGCCCCAAGGAGGC GCTGGAGATGTACCGCAAAGTGCACAACCTACGGATCCTGGCGTGTGGAGGTGACGGCACG gtCGGCTGGATTCTCTCCACTCTGGACCAGCTTCGCTTAAAGCCCCCGCCACCTGTTGCCATTCTGCCCCTGGGCACTGGCAATGACTTGGCCCGTACCCTCAACTGGGGTGGG GGCTACACGGATGAGCCCGTGTCCAAGATCCTCTCCCACGTGGAGGAGGGGAACGTGGTGCAGCTAGACCGCTGGGACCTCCGCGCTGAGCCCAACCCCGACGCGGGGCCAGAGGAGCGCGACGAGGGCGCCACTGACCGG CTGCCCCTGGATGTCTTCAACAATTACTTCAGCCTGGGCTTTGATGCCCACGTCACCCTGGAGTTTCATGAGTCTCGAG AGGCCAACCCAGAGAAATTCAACAGCCGCTTTCGGAATAAGATGTTCTATGCCGGG ACAGCCTTCTCTGACTTCCTGATGGGCAGCTCTAAGGACTTGGCCAAGCACATCCGAGTGGTG TGTGACGGGACTGACCTGACCCCCAAGATTCACGACCTAAAACCCCAGTGCATCGTTTTCCTGAACATCCCCAG GTACTGTGCAGGCACCATGCCCTGGGGCCACCCCGGGGAGCACCACGAATTTGAGCCCCAGCGGCACGATGATGGCTACCTCGAGGTCATTGGCTTTACCATGACATCCCTG GCGGCGCTGCAGGTGGGCGGGCACGGCGAGCGGCTGACACAGTGCCGAGAAGTGGTGCTCACCACGTCCAAGGCCATCCCGGTGCAGGTGGATGGTGAGCCCTGCAAGCTCGCAGCCTCACGCATTCGCATCGCCCTGCGTAACCAAGCCACCATGGTGCAGAAGGCCAAGCGGCGGAGCGCCGCCCCCCTGCACAGCGA CCAGCAGCCCGTGCCCGAGCAGCTGCGGGTCCAGGTGAGCAGAGTCAGCATGCACGACTACGAGGCCCTGCATTACGACAAGGAACAGCTCAAGGAGGCCT CCGTGCCATTGGGCACTGTGGTGGTCCCTGGAGACAGCGACCTGGAGCTCTGCCGTGCCCACATCGAGAGGCTCCAGCAG GAGCCCGAAGGTGCTGGAGCAAAGTCCCCTACCTGCCAGAAACTGTCCCCCAAGTGGTGCTTCCTAGACG CCACCACTGCCAGCCGCTTCTACAGGATCGACCGGGCCCAG GAACACCTCAACTATGTGACGGAGATCGCACAGGACGAGATTTATATCTTGGACCCTGAGCTGCTGGGGGCATCGGCCCGGCctgacctcccaacccccacttcccccctccccacctccccctgctcacccACACTCCG GTCACTGCCAGGGGATACGGCGCCCCCTAAAG GTGAGGAGCTGATTGAGGCTGCCAAGAGGAACAACTTCTGTAAG CTCCAGGAGCTGCACAGAGCTGGGGGCGACCTTATGCACCGGGACGAGCAGAGCCGAACGCTCCTGCATCATGCCGTCAGCACGGGCAGCAAGGATGTGGTCCGCTACCTGCTGGACCACG cacccCCAGAGATCCTTGACGCTGTGGAGGAGAA CGGGGAGACCTGTCTGCACCAGGCGGCAGCCCTGGGCCAGCGCACCATCTGCCACTACATCGTGGAGGCGGGGGCCTCCCTCATGAAGACGGACCAGCAG ggtgACACTCCCCGGCAGCGGGCGGAGAAGGCCCAGGACACGGAGCTGGCCGCATACCTGGAGAACCGGCAGCACTACCAGATGGTCCAGCGGGAGGACCAGGAGACGGCTGTGTAG
- the DGKZ gene encoding diacylglycerol kinase zeta isoform X2: MSVLGAGHSTGGGCHEATALGPAEALGTEEGEKPGALRQMWRYRSWDVPQIPAEAPRTQKAITKSGLQHLAPPPPTPGAPCGEPERQIRSTVDWSESATYGEHIWFETNVSGDFCYVGEQYCVAKMLQKSVSRRKCAACKIVVHTPCIEQLEKINFRCKPSFRESGSRNIREPTFVRHHWVHRRRQDGKCRHCGKGFQQKFTFHSKEIVAISCSWCKQAYHSKVSCFMLQQIEEPCSLGVHAAVVIPPTWILRARRPQNTLKASKKKKRASFKRKSSKKGPEEGRWRPFIIRPTPSPLMKPLLVFVNPKSGGNQGAKIIQSFLWYLNPRQVFDLSQGGPKEALEMYRKVHNLRILACGGDGTVGWILSTLDQLRLKPPPPVAILPLGTGNDLARTLNWGGGYTDEPVSKILSHVEEGNVVQLDRWDLRAEPNPDAGPEERDEGATDRLPLDVFNNYFSLGFDAHVTLEFHESREANPEKFNSRFRNKMFYAGTAFSDFLMGSSKDLAKHIRVVCDGTDLTPKIHDLKPQCIVFLNIPRYCAGTMPWGHPGEHHEFEPQRHDDGYLEVIGFTMTSLAALQVGGHGERLTQCREVVLTTSKAIPVQVDGEPCKLAASRIRIALRNQATMVQKAKRRSAAPLHSDQQPVPEQLRVQVSRVSMHDYEALHYDKEQLKEASVPLGTVVVPGDSDLELCRAHIERLQQEPEGAGAKSPTCQKLSPKWCFLDATTASRFYRIDRAQEHLNYVTEIAQDEIYILDPELLGASARPDLPTPTSPLPTSPCSPTLRSLPGDTAPPKGEELIEAAKRNNFCKLQELHRAGGDLMHRDEQSRTLLHHAVSTGSKDVVRYLLDHAPPEILDAVEENGETCLHQAAALGQRTICHYIVEAGASLMKTDQQGDTPRQRAEKAQDTELAAYLENRQHYQMVQREDQETAV, encoded by the exons GAAAGCCATCACTAAGTCAGGCCTCCAGCACCTGgcaccccctcctcccactcctggaGCCCCATGCGGTGAGCCGGAGCGGCAGATTCGGAGCACTGTGGACTGGAGC GAGTCCGCAACGTATGGGGAACACATCTGGTTCGAGACCAACGTGTCGGGGGACTTCTGCTATGTTGGGGAGCAGTACTGTGTAGCTAAGATGCTG CAGAAATCAGTGTCCCGGAGAAAGTGTGCAGCGTGCAAGATCGTGGTGCACACCCCCTGCATCGAACAGCTGGAGAAG ATAAATTTCCGCTGTAAGCCGTCTTTCCGTGAATCAGGCTCCAGGAATATCCGTGAG ccaacCTTTGTGCGGCACCACTGGGTACACCGGCGACGCCAGGATGGCAAGTGTCGGCACTGTGGGAAG GGCTTCCAGCAGAAGTTCACCTTCCATAGCAAGGAGATTGTGGCCATCAGTTGCTCCTGGTGCAAGCAGGCC tACCACAGCAAGGTGTCCTGCTTCATGCTGCAACAGATCGAGGAGCCGTGCTCCCTGGGTGTGCATGCTGCTGTGGTCATCCCGCCCACCTGGATCCTCCGCGCCCGAAGGCCACAG aaTACCCTCAAGgcaagcaagaagaaaaagagagcatcCTTCAAGAGGAAATCTAGCAAGAAAGGGCCAGAG GAGGGCCGCTGGAGACCCTTCATCATCaggcccaccccctctcccctcatgaagcccctgctgGTGTTTGTGAACCCCAAGAGTGGGGGCAACCAG GGCGCTAAGATCATCCAGTCCTTCCTGTGGTATCTCAACCCCCGACAAGTGTTTGACCTGAGCCAGGGAGGCCCCAAGGAGGC GCTGGAGATGTACCGCAAAGTGCACAACCTACGGATCCTGGCGTGTGGAGGTGACGGCACG gtCGGCTGGATTCTCTCCACTCTGGACCAGCTTCGCTTAAAGCCCCCGCCACCTGTTGCCATTCTGCCCCTGGGCACTGGCAATGACTTGGCCCGTACCCTCAACTGGGGTGGG GGCTACACGGATGAGCCCGTGTCCAAGATCCTCTCCCACGTGGAGGAGGGGAACGTGGTGCAGCTAGACCGCTGGGACCTCCGCGCTGAGCCCAACCCCGACGCGGGGCCAGAGGAGCGCGACGAGGGCGCCACTGACCGG CTGCCCCTGGATGTCTTCAACAATTACTTCAGCCTGGGCTTTGATGCCCACGTCACCCTGGAGTTTCATGAGTCTCGAG AGGCCAACCCAGAGAAATTCAACAGCCGCTTTCGGAATAAGATGTTCTATGCCGGG ACAGCCTTCTCTGACTTCCTGATGGGCAGCTCTAAGGACTTGGCCAAGCACATCCGAGTGGTG TGTGACGGGACTGACCTGACCCCCAAGATTCACGACCTAAAACCCCAGTGCATCGTTTTCCTGAACATCCCCAG GTACTGTGCAGGCACCATGCCCTGGGGCCACCCCGGGGAGCACCACGAATTTGAGCCCCAGCGGCACGATGATGGCTACCTCGAGGTCATTGGCTTTACCATGACATCCCTG GCGGCGCTGCAGGTGGGCGGGCACGGCGAGCGGCTGACACAGTGCCGAGAAGTGGTGCTCACCACGTCCAAGGCCATCCCGGTGCAGGTGGATGGTGAGCCCTGCAAGCTCGCAGCCTCACGCATTCGCATCGCCCTGCGTAACCAAGCCACCATGGTGCAGAAGGCCAAGCGGCGGAGCGCCGCCCCCCTGCACAGCGA CCAGCAGCCCGTGCCCGAGCAGCTGCGGGTCCAGGTGAGCAGAGTCAGCATGCACGACTACGAGGCCCTGCATTACGACAAGGAACAGCTCAAGGAGGCCT CCGTGCCATTGGGCACTGTGGTGGTCCCTGGAGACAGCGACCTGGAGCTCTGCCGTGCCCACATCGAGAGGCTCCAGCAG GAGCCCGAAGGTGCTGGAGCAAAGTCCCCTACCTGCCAGAAACTGTCCCCCAAGTGGTGCTTCCTAGACG CCACCACTGCCAGCCGCTTCTACAGGATCGACCGGGCCCAG GAACACCTCAACTATGTGACGGAGATCGCACAGGACGAGATTTATATCTTGGACCCTGAGCTGCTGGGGGCATCGGCCCGGCctgacctcccaacccccacttcccccctccccacctccccctgctcacccACACTCCG GTCACTGCCAGGGGATACGGCGCCCCCTAAAG GTGAGGAGCTGATTGAGGCTGCCAAGAGGAACAACTTCTGTAAG CTCCAGGAGCTGCACAGAGCTGGGGGCGACCTTATGCACCGGGACGAGCAGAGCCGAACGCTCCTGCATCATGCCGTCAGCACGGGCAGCAAGGATGTGGTCCGCTACCTGCTGGACCACG cacccCCAGAGATCCTTGACGCTGTGGAGGAGAA CGGGGAGACCTGTCTGCACCAGGCGGCAGCCCTGGGCCAGCGCACCATCTGCCACTACATCGTGGAGGCGGGGGCCTCCCTCATGAAGACGGACCAGCAG ggtgACACTCCCCGGCAGCGGGCGGAGAAGGCCCAGGACACGGAGCTGGCCGCATACCTGGAGAACCGGCAGCACTACCAGATGGTCCAGCGGGAGGACCAGGAGACGGCTGTGTAG
- the DGKZ gene encoding diacylglycerol kinase zeta isoform X3 → MEPRDGSPEARSSDSESASASSSGSEHDAGPEPDKAPRRLNKRRFPGLRLFGHRKAITKSGLQHLAPPPPTPGAPCGEPERQIRSTVDWSESATYGEHIWFETNVSGDFCYVGEQYCVAKMLQKSVSRRKCAACKIVVHTPCIEQLEKINFRCKPSFRESGSRNIREPTFVRHHWVHRRRQDGKCRHCGKGFQQKFTFHSKEIVAISCSWCKQAYHSKVSCFMLQQIEEPCSLGVHAAVVIPPTWILRARRPQNTLKASKKKKRASFKRKSSKKGPEEGRWRPFIIRPTPSPLMKPLLVFVNPKSGGNQGAKIIQSFLWYLNPRQVFDLSQGGPKEALEMYRKVHNLRILACGGDGTVGWILSTLDQLRLKPPPPVAILPLGTGNDLARTLNWGGGYTDEPVSKILSHVEEGNVVQLDRWDLRAEPNPDAGPEERDEGATDRLPLDVFNNYFSLGFDAHVTLEFHESREANPEKFNSRFRNKMFYAGTAFSDFLMGSSKDLAKHIRVVCDGTDLTPKIHDLKPQCIVFLNIPRYCAGTMPWGHPGEHHEFEPQRHDDGYLEVIGFTMTSLAALQVGGHGERLTQCREVVLTTSKAIPVQVDGEPCKLAASRIRIALRNQATMVQKAKRRSAAPLHSDQQPVPEQLRVQVSRVSMHDYEALHYDKEQLKEASVPLGTVVVPGDSDLELCRAHIERLQQEPEGAGAKSPTCQKLSPKWCFLDATTASRFYRIDRAQEHLNYVTEIAQDEIYILDPELLGASARPDLPTPTSPLPTSPCSPTLRSLPGDTAPPKGEELIEAAKRNNFCKLQELHRAGGDLMHRDEQSRTLLHHAVSTGSKDVVRYLLDHAPPEILDAVEENGETCLHQAAALGQRTICHYIVEAGASLMKTDQQGDTPRQRAEKAQDTELAAYLENRQHYQMVQREDQETAV, encoded by the exons GAAAGCCATCACTAAGTCAGGCCTCCAGCACCTGgcaccccctcctcccactcctggaGCCCCATGCGGTGAGCCGGAGCGGCAGATTCGGAGCACTGTGGACTGGAGC GAGTCCGCAACGTATGGGGAACACATCTGGTTCGAGACCAACGTGTCGGGGGACTTCTGCTATGTTGGGGAGCAGTACTGTGTAGCTAAGATGCTG CAGAAATCAGTGTCCCGGAGAAAGTGTGCAGCGTGCAAGATCGTGGTGCACACCCCCTGCATCGAACAGCTGGAGAAG ATAAATTTCCGCTGTAAGCCGTCTTTCCGTGAATCAGGCTCCAGGAATATCCGTGAG ccaacCTTTGTGCGGCACCACTGGGTACACCGGCGACGCCAGGATGGCAAGTGTCGGCACTGTGGGAAG GGCTTCCAGCAGAAGTTCACCTTCCATAGCAAGGAGATTGTGGCCATCAGTTGCTCCTGGTGCAAGCAGGCC tACCACAGCAAGGTGTCCTGCTTCATGCTGCAACAGATCGAGGAGCCGTGCTCCCTGGGTGTGCATGCTGCTGTGGTCATCCCGCCCACCTGGATCCTCCGCGCCCGAAGGCCACAG aaTACCCTCAAGgcaagcaagaagaaaaagagagcatcCTTCAAGAGGAAATCTAGCAAGAAAGGGCCAGAG GAGGGCCGCTGGAGACCCTTCATCATCaggcccaccccctctcccctcatgaagcccctgctgGTGTTTGTGAACCCCAAGAGTGGGGGCAACCAG GGCGCTAAGATCATCCAGTCCTTCCTGTGGTATCTCAACCCCCGACAAGTGTTTGACCTGAGCCAGGGAGGCCCCAAGGAGGC GCTGGAGATGTACCGCAAAGTGCACAACCTACGGATCCTGGCGTGTGGAGGTGACGGCACG gtCGGCTGGATTCTCTCCACTCTGGACCAGCTTCGCTTAAAGCCCCCGCCACCTGTTGCCATTCTGCCCCTGGGCACTGGCAATGACTTGGCCCGTACCCTCAACTGGGGTGGG GGCTACACGGATGAGCCCGTGTCCAAGATCCTCTCCCACGTGGAGGAGGGGAACGTGGTGCAGCTAGACCGCTGGGACCTCCGCGCTGAGCCCAACCCCGACGCGGGGCCAGAGGAGCGCGACGAGGGCGCCACTGACCGG CTGCCCCTGGATGTCTTCAACAATTACTTCAGCCTGGGCTTTGATGCCCACGTCACCCTGGAGTTTCATGAGTCTCGAG AGGCCAACCCAGAGAAATTCAACAGCCGCTTTCGGAATAAGATGTTCTATGCCGGG ACAGCCTTCTCTGACTTCCTGATGGGCAGCTCTAAGGACTTGGCCAAGCACATCCGAGTGGTG TGTGACGGGACTGACCTGACCCCCAAGATTCACGACCTAAAACCCCAGTGCATCGTTTTCCTGAACATCCCCAG GTACTGTGCAGGCACCATGCCCTGGGGCCACCCCGGGGAGCACCACGAATTTGAGCCCCAGCGGCACGATGATGGCTACCTCGAGGTCATTGGCTTTACCATGACATCCCTG GCGGCGCTGCAGGTGGGCGGGCACGGCGAGCGGCTGACACAGTGCCGAGAAGTGGTGCTCACCACGTCCAAGGCCATCCCGGTGCAGGTGGATGGTGAGCCCTGCAAGCTCGCAGCCTCACGCATTCGCATCGCCCTGCGTAACCAAGCCACCATGGTGCAGAAGGCCAAGCGGCGGAGCGCCGCCCCCCTGCACAGCGA CCAGCAGCCCGTGCCCGAGCAGCTGCGGGTCCAGGTGAGCAGAGTCAGCATGCACGACTACGAGGCCCTGCATTACGACAAGGAACAGCTCAAGGAGGCCT CCGTGCCATTGGGCACTGTGGTGGTCCCTGGAGACAGCGACCTGGAGCTCTGCCGTGCCCACATCGAGAGGCTCCAGCAG GAGCCCGAAGGTGCTGGAGCAAAGTCCCCTACCTGCCAGAAACTGTCCCCCAAGTGGTGCTTCCTAGACG CCACCACTGCCAGCCGCTTCTACAGGATCGACCGGGCCCAG GAACACCTCAACTATGTGACGGAGATCGCACAGGACGAGATTTATATCTTGGACCCTGAGCTGCTGGGGGCATCGGCCCGGCctgacctcccaacccccacttcccccctccccacctccccctgctcacccACACTCCG GTCACTGCCAGGGGATACGGCGCCCCCTAAAG GTGAGGAGCTGATTGAGGCTGCCAAGAGGAACAACTTCTGTAAG CTCCAGGAGCTGCACAGAGCTGGGGGCGACCTTATGCACCGGGACGAGCAGAGCCGAACGCTCCTGCATCATGCCGTCAGCACGGGCAGCAAGGATGTGGTCCGCTACCTGCTGGACCACG cacccCCAGAGATCCTTGACGCTGTGGAGGAGAA CGGGGAGACCTGTCTGCACCAGGCGGCAGCCCTGGGCCAGCGCACCATCTGCCACTACATCGTGGAGGCGGGGGCCTCCCTCATGAAGACGGACCAGCAG ggtgACACTCCCCGGCAGCGGGCGGAGAAGGCCCAGGACACGGAGCTGGCCGCATACCTGGAGAACCGGCAGCACTACCAGATGGTCCAGCGGGAGGACCAGGAGACGGCTGTGTAG
- the DGKZ gene encoding diacylglycerol kinase zeta isoform X4 yields the protein MEPRDGSPEARSSDSESASASSSGSEHDAGPEPDKAPRRLNKRRFPGLRLFGHRKAITKSGLQHLAPPPPTPGAPCGEPERQIRSTVDWSESATYGEHIWFETNVSGDFCYVGEQYCVAKMLKSVSRRKCAACKIVVHTPCIEQLEKINFRCKPSFRESGSRNIREPTFVRHHWVHRRRQDGKCRHCGKGFQQKFTFHSKEIVAISCSWCKQAYHSKVSCFMLQQIEEPCSLGVHAAVVIPPTWILRARRPQNTLKASKKKKRASFKRKSSKKGPEEGRWRPFIIRPTPSPLMKPLLVFVNPKSGGNQGAKIIQSFLWYLNPRQVFDLSQGGPKEALEMYRKVHNLRILACGGDGTVGWILSTLDQLRLKPPPPVAILPLGTGNDLARTLNWGGGYTDEPVSKILSHVEEGNVVQLDRWDLRAEPNPDAGPEERDEGATDRLPLDVFNNYFSLGFDAHVTLEFHESREANPEKFNSRFRNKMFYAGTAFSDFLMGSSKDLAKHIRVVCDGTDLTPKIHDLKPQCIVFLNIPRYCAGTMPWGHPGEHHEFEPQRHDDGYLEVIGFTMTSLAALQVGGHGERLTQCREVVLTTSKAIPVQVDGEPCKLAASRIRIALRNQATMVQKAKRRSAAPLHSDQQPVPEQLRVQVSRVSMHDYEALHYDKEQLKEASVPLGTVVVPGDSDLELCRAHIERLQQEPEGAGAKSPTCQKLSPKWCFLDATTASRFYRIDRAQEHLNYVTEIAQDEIYILDPELLGASARPDLPTPTSPLPTSPCSPTLRSLPGDTAPPKGEELIEAAKRNNFCKLQELHRAGGDLMHRDEQSRTLLHHAVSTGSKDVVRYLLDHAPPEILDAVEENGETCLHQAAALGQRTICHYIVEAGASLMKTDQQGDTPRQRAEKAQDTELAAYLENRQHYQMVQREDQETAV from the exons GAAAGCCATCACTAAGTCAGGCCTCCAGCACCTGgcaccccctcctcccactcctggaGCCCCATGCGGTGAGCCGGAGCGGCAGATTCGGAGCACTGTGGACTGGAGC GAGTCCGCAACGTATGGGGAACACATCTGGTTCGAGACCAACGTGTCGGGGGACTTCTGCTATGTTGGGGAGCAGTACTGTGTAGCTAAGATGCTG AAATCAGTGTCCCGGAGAAAGTGTGCAGCGTGCAAGATCGTGGTGCACACCCCCTGCATCGAACAGCTGGAGAAG ATAAATTTCCGCTGTAAGCCGTCTTTCCGTGAATCAGGCTCCAGGAATATCCGTGAG ccaacCTTTGTGCGGCACCACTGGGTACACCGGCGACGCCAGGATGGCAAGTGTCGGCACTGTGGGAAG GGCTTCCAGCAGAAGTTCACCTTCCATAGCAAGGAGATTGTGGCCATCAGTTGCTCCTGGTGCAAGCAGGCC tACCACAGCAAGGTGTCCTGCTTCATGCTGCAACAGATCGAGGAGCCGTGCTCCCTGGGTGTGCATGCTGCTGTGGTCATCCCGCCCACCTGGATCCTCCGCGCCCGAAGGCCACAG aaTACCCTCAAGgcaagcaagaagaaaaagagagcatcCTTCAAGAGGAAATCTAGCAAGAAAGGGCCAGAG GAGGGCCGCTGGAGACCCTTCATCATCaggcccaccccctctcccctcatgaagcccctgctgGTGTTTGTGAACCCCAAGAGTGGGGGCAACCAG GGCGCTAAGATCATCCAGTCCTTCCTGTGGTATCTCAACCCCCGACAAGTGTTTGACCTGAGCCAGGGAGGCCCCAAGGAGGC GCTGGAGATGTACCGCAAAGTGCACAACCTACGGATCCTGGCGTGTGGAGGTGACGGCACG gtCGGCTGGATTCTCTCCACTCTGGACCAGCTTCGCTTAAAGCCCCCGCCACCTGTTGCCATTCTGCCCCTGGGCACTGGCAATGACTTGGCCCGTACCCTCAACTGGGGTGGG GGCTACACGGATGAGCCCGTGTCCAAGATCCTCTCCCACGTGGAGGAGGGGAACGTGGTGCAGCTAGACCGCTGGGACCTCCGCGCTGAGCCCAACCCCGACGCGGGGCCAGAGGAGCGCGACGAGGGCGCCACTGACCGG CTGCCCCTGGATGTCTTCAACAATTACTTCAGCCTGGGCTTTGATGCCCACGTCACCCTGGAGTTTCATGAGTCTCGAG AGGCCAACCCAGAGAAATTCAACAGCCGCTTTCGGAATAAGATGTTCTATGCCGGG ACAGCCTTCTCTGACTTCCTGATGGGCAGCTCTAAGGACTTGGCCAAGCACATCCGAGTGGTG TGTGACGGGACTGACCTGACCCCCAAGATTCACGACCTAAAACCCCAGTGCATCGTTTTCCTGAACATCCCCAG GTACTGTGCAGGCACCATGCCCTGGGGCCACCCCGGGGAGCACCACGAATTTGAGCCCCAGCGGCACGATGATGGCTACCTCGAGGTCATTGGCTTTACCATGACATCCCTG GCGGCGCTGCAGGTGGGCGGGCACGGCGAGCGGCTGACACAGTGCCGAGAAGTGGTGCTCACCACGTCCAAGGCCATCCCGGTGCAGGTGGATGGTGAGCCCTGCAAGCTCGCAGCCTCACGCATTCGCATCGCCCTGCGTAACCAAGCCACCATGGTGCAGAAGGCCAAGCGGCGGAGCGCCGCCCCCCTGCACAGCGA CCAGCAGCCCGTGCCCGAGCAGCTGCGGGTCCAGGTGAGCAGAGTCAGCATGCACGACTACGAGGCCCTGCATTACGACAAGGAACAGCTCAAGGAGGCCT CCGTGCCATTGGGCACTGTGGTGGTCCCTGGAGACAGCGACCTGGAGCTCTGCCGTGCCCACATCGAGAGGCTCCAGCAG GAGCCCGAAGGTGCTGGAGCAAAGTCCCCTACCTGCCAGAAACTGTCCCCCAAGTGGTGCTTCCTAGACG CCACCACTGCCAGCCGCTTCTACAGGATCGACCGGGCCCAG GAACACCTCAACTATGTGACGGAGATCGCACAGGACGAGATTTATATCTTGGACCCTGAGCTGCTGGGGGCATCGGCCCGGCctgacctcccaacccccacttcccccctccccacctccccctgctcacccACACTCCG GTCACTGCCAGGGGATACGGCGCCCCCTAAAG GTGAGGAGCTGATTGAGGCTGCCAAGAGGAACAACTTCTGTAAG CTCCAGGAGCTGCACAGAGCTGGGGGCGACCTTATGCACCGGGACGAGCAGAGCCGAACGCTCCTGCATCATGCCGTCAGCACGGGCAGCAAGGATGTGGTCCGCTACCTGCTGGACCACG cacccCCAGAGATCCTTGACGCTGTGGAGGAGAA CGGGGAGACCTGTCTGCACCAGGCGGCAGCCCTGGGCCAGCGCACCATCTGCCACTACATCGTGGAGGCGGGGGCCTCCCTCATGAAGACGGACCAGCAG ggtgACACTCCCCGGCAGCGGGCGGAGAAGGCCCAGGACACGGAGCTGGCCGCATACCTGGAGAACCGGCAGCACTACCAGATGGTCCAGCGGGAGGACCAGGAGACGGCTGTGTAG